Proteins encoded by one window of Silvibacterium dinghuense:
- the hpnI gene encoding bacteriohopanetetrol glucosamine biosynthesis glycosyltransferase HpnI: MMKLLLGLSLLGLLSSTVFSILVFRAAGRFVRRRRDALRADSPSFSAPVSLFKPLHGDEPQLEAHLESFFRQDYPKYEILFGARVATDPGLEAARRVAARYPHIPVKYVLTGEPWHINAKVCTLELMERAAAYDIFIVSDSDVRVTPNYLREVAAPFADSKVGAVTCLYRGVGSNGLWSKLEGAGMSVEMTAGVLVADMLEGTQFTLGPTMAARRSCVQEMGGFGSLGSYCADDFVLGNRIHNNGHTVVLSTHIIDHIVLNEDFVDSQKHQIRWMKSTRFSRPKGHFGTCLTFSVPFGILGFVAALLDHLPHFAFGLLGFSVLSRALLAAVISRNVVQEKNWLQTAALFPLRDLLGFFYWAASYAGSTIVWRNQNYILTTDGLMLPAEAEDDSKSAPAFTS, translated from the coding sequence ATGATGAAACTTTTGCTTGGCCTCAGCCTTTTGGGCCTGCTGAGCTCCACAGTGTTCAGCATTCTGGTTTTTCGCGCCGCCGGACGTTTTGTGCGGCGCCGTCGCGATGCTCTTCGCGCTGATTCTCCATCCTTCTCTGCGCCGGTCTCACTTTTTAAGCCGCTTCACGGAGACGAGCCCCAGCTCGAGGCGCATCTCGAGAGCTTTTTCCGGCAGGATTATCCGAAATACGAGATTCTCTTCGGCGCCCGTGTCGCGACCGATCCCGGACTTGAAGCCGCACGCCGCGTCGCTGCCCGTTATCCGCATATTCCCGTGAAATATGTGCTCACCGGCGAACCGTGGCATATCAATGCCAAGGTCTGCACGCTGGAATTGATGGAGCGTGCCGCAGCCTATGACATCTTTATCGTCAGCGACAGCGATGTCCGCGTGACTCCGAATTACCTGCGCGAAGTTGCTGCTCCCTTCGCCGACTCAAAAGTCGGCGCCGTTACGTGCCTCTATCGTGGCGTCGGCAGCAATGGACTCTGGTCGAAGCTCGAAGGCGCGGGTATGTCCGTGGAGATGACGGCCGGAGTGCTCGTGGCCGACATGCTGGAAGGCACGCAGTTTACCCTTGGCCCCACCATGGCCGCACGCCGCAGCTGCGTTCAGGAGATGGGCGGCTTCGGCTCACTCGGTTCGTATTGCGCCGACGATTTTGTGCTGGGCAACCGGATTCACAATAACGGTCATACCGTGGTGCTCTCCACGCACATCATCGATCACATCGTACTGAACGAGGATTTCGTCGATTCCCAGAAGCACCAGATCCGCTGGATGAAGTCCACGCGCTTTTCACGGCCCAAGGGACACTTCGGCACCTGCCTCACCTTCAGCGTGCCGTTCGGCATTCTTGGCTTCGTCGCTGCACTCCTCGATCATCTGCCACATTTCGCATTTGGCCTGTTGGGCTTCAGTGTCCTTAGCCGTGCACTGCTGGCAGCTGTGATCAGCCGCAACGTTGTCCAGGAAAAGAACTGGCTCCAGACAGCCGCCCTCTTCCCTCTGCGTGATCTTCTTGGATTTTTCTACTGGGCCGCGAGCTATGCGGGCAGCACGATCGTCTGGAGAAATCAGAATTACATTTTGACTACCGATGGCCTCATGCTTCCCGCCGAAGCCGAGGACGACTCGAAGAGCGCTCCGGCGTTCACCTCCTGA
- a CDS encoding NAD(P)/FAD-dependent oxidoreductase, with the protein MSTGRTAVIIGAGPAGLTAALEFLRRSDIRPIVLEASHRIGGISCTIEYKGNRMDIGGHRFFSKVDRVMDWWTELMPIVSDESGDGAHTVSYQNRTSTVNARTASEDEELVMLVRPRKSRIYFLRGFFDYPITLSAGTLARLGPVRTIKIGISYLLARIFPRKEEKTLEDFLINRFGKELYKTFFQSYTEKVWGVPCDQISAAWGAQRIKGLSLRTAVMHFLKKAFSRKKKSSDIAQKDTETSLIEKFLYPKLGPGQLWEHVADEVVRMGGEVRMNTRAERLFTDGNRVTSVEVRYESGETEIIRADFVFSTMPIRELIHCLDAPIPANVKEVAEGLIYRDFITVGLLVNKLTVTEPDGSPLKDTWIYIQEPDVTVGRLQIFNNWSPYMVADPTKVWIGLEYFCYDTDPMWHMQNDEIARFAIAEVEKIGILKTGDVLDAHVVRVPKTYPAYFGTYDRFEEIIEYTSKFENLFLVGRNGMHKYNNQDHSMLTAMTAVDNITAGNFDKDPLWKINTEQEYHEEKNGSEKQ; encoded by the coding sequence ATGAGCACCGGCAGAACTGCAGTCATCATCGGAGCCGGGCCCGCCGGGCTCACCGCAGCGCTCGAGTTCCTTCGCCGCAGCGACATTCGCCCCATCGTGCTTGAGGCCAGCCATCGTATCGGCGGCATCTCCTGCACGATCGAATACAAGGGCAACCGCATGGATATTGGCGGACACCGCTTCTTCTCGAAGGTGGACCGCGTGATGGACTGGTGGACCGAACTGATGCCGATCGTCTCGGACGAGAGCGGTGACGGCGCACACACGGTCAGCTACCAGAATCGCACCAGCACCGTAAATGCCCGCACAGCCAGCGAGGACGAAGAGCTGGTCATGCTTGTGCGTCCGCGCAAGAGCCGCATTTATTTCCTCCGCGGCTTCTTCGATTACCCGATCACCCTGAGCGCAGGCACACTGGCGCGGCTCGGACCAGTGCGCACCATCAAGATCGGTATCAGCTATCTGCTGGCGCGCATATTTCCGCGCAAGGAAGAGAAAACGCTCGAAGACTTCCTGATCAACCGCTTCGGCAAAGAGCTCTACAAGACCTTCTTCCAGTCCTACACCGAGAAGGTATGGGGCGTGCCATGCGACCAGATCAGCGCGGCCTGGGGCGCACAGCGCATCAAGGGACTCTCGCTTCGCACGGCTGTCATGCACTTCCTCAAGAAGGCCTTCAGCCGCAAAAAGAAGTCGAGCGATATCGCGCAGAAAGACACCGAGACATCGCTGATCGAGAAATTTCTCTATCCCAAGCTTGGACCTGGCCAGTTGTGGGAGCACGTCGCGGATGAGGTCGTCCGCATGGGGGGCGAGGTACGCATGAACACTCGCGCCGAGCGGCTCTTCACCGATGGCAACCGCGTGACCTCCGTCGAGGTTCGCTATGAAAGCGGTGAGACCGAGATCATTCGCGCCGACTTCGTCTTCTCGACCATGCCGATCCGCGAGCTGATTCACTGCCTGGACGCGCCGATCCCGGCGAATGTGAAAGAAGTGGCCGAAGGGCTCATCTATCGTGACTTCATCACCGTGGGCCTGCTGGTGAACAAGTTAACTGTCACTGAGCCGGATGGATCACCACTCAAGGACACCTGGATCTATATCCAGGAGCCGGATGTGACGGTAGGAAGGCTCCAGATCTTCAATAACTGGAGCCCATACATGGTCGCCGATCCGACAAAGGTCTGGATCGGGCTCGAGTATTTCTGCTACGACACCGATCCGATGTGGCATATGCAAAACGATGAGATCGCGCGTTTCGCAATCGCCGAAGTGGAGAAGATCGGCATCCTGAAGACTGGGGATGTACTTGACGCGCATGTCGTGCGTGTTCCGAAGACCTATCCCGCATACTTCGGAACCTATGATCGGTTCGAAGAGATTATCGAATACACTTCGAAATTCGAGAATCTCTTCCTGGTAGGCCGCAACGGCATGCATAAGTACAACAACCAGGATCACTCCATGCTGACGGCGATGACTGCCGTGGATAACATCACCGCAGGGAATTTCGATAAAGACCCGCTATGGAAGATCAACACCGAGCAGGAGTATCACGAGGAGAAGAACGGCTCAGAGAAGCAGTAA
- a CDS encoding peroxiredoxin-like family protein, whose protein sequence is MPHLQDQLDEITANTRTLVQPERLAIGERAVEELFATGIEQKILGVGAKIPEFALPDANGRRVNSSDLLALGPLVVNFFRGRWCPYCVTELEVWRDLYPIVRERGGLLVAISPQTTRQSDFTQGQHNIPFPLLRDEECRVAEQFGIAYTVPDFQRQYYRSVLVNIPFVNGEESWRLPLPATYVIDMDGTVLYAEAHADYRVRPEPEDVLAHLPVRAH, encoded by the coding sequence ATGCCCCATCTTCAGGACCAGCTCGACGAAATCACTGCCAATACGCGTACTCTTGTGCAGCCGGAGCGGCTGGCCATCGGTGAGCGTGCCGTAGAAGAGCTGTTTGCTACCGGGATCGAGCAGAAGATTCTCGGCGTGGGTGCCAAGATCCCCGAGTTTGCACTGCCTGATGCCAATGGCCGCCGCGTAAATTCCTCGGACCTGCTTGCACTTGGTCCCTTGGTCGTCAACTTCTTTCGTGGACGCTGGTGCCCATACTGTGTCACGGAGCTCGAAGTGTGGCGCGATCTTTATCCCATTGTGCGCGAGCGCGGTGGTTTGCTGGTTGCGATTTCTCCGCAAACGACGCGGCAGAGCGATTTCACGCAGGGTCAGCACAACATTCCTTTCCCGCTCTTGCGGGATGAGGAGTGTCGTGTGGCTGAGCAGTTTGGTATTGCCTATACCGTTCCGGACTTTCAGCGTCAGTATTACCGCAGCGTCCTGGTGAACATCCCCTTCGTGAATGGGGAAGAGAGCTGGCGTCTGCCGCTGCCCGCAACCTATGTTATCGATATGGATGGCACCGTGCTCTATGCCGAAGCGCATGCCGACTATCGCGTGCGGCCTGAGCCCGAAGACGTGCTCGCGCATCTGCCGGTCCGTGCGCACTAG
- the ffh gene encoding signal recognition particle protein has translation MFENLSEKLQRAFKNLRGQGTITEENIQEALREIRVALLEADVNLNVVKELIEHIRAKAVGQEVMTALSPTEQVIKIVRDELVALLGKDTARFQFSSRPPTVILMAGLQGSGKTTTSGKLAAWLQKGGHRPMLVSVDVYRPAAREQLKVVANSIKAKIYEGDTKGEEAGTPLVERLAKEARREAVISGCDTLIVDTAGRLHIDTDLMDEMSMLKSLLAPQEILFVADAMTGQDAVRSAEEFHKRLALTGVVLTKMDGDARGGAALSIRHVTGQPVKFIGLGEKPDAFEPFHPDRIVSRILGMGDIMTLIEKAEATLDKKKSEEFAKKALSGDGFSLEDFRDQLRQIRKLGSLQSIMKMLPSVGPFAGMQQMADQVDEKQFTRVEAIINSMTQHERNNHEIISGSRRKRIAAGSGTSVQEVNQLLRQYAQMRKMFKNVGKGGMLQRRAMGMLGGMRGGMGR, from the coding sequence ATGTTTGAGAATCTTTCTGAGAAGCTGCAGCGCGCATTCAAAAACCTGCGCGGCCAGGGCACCATCACCGAAGAAAACATCCAGGAGGCGCTGCGCGAAATTCGCGTCGCCCTGCTCGAAGCCGACGTCAACCTGAACGTCGTCAAGGAACTGATCGAGCACATTCGCGCCAAGGCTGTCGGCCAGGAAGTCATGACCGCGCTTTCACCCACCGAGCAGGTCATCAAGATCGTTCGTGACGAACTGGTCGCTTTGCTCGGCAAGGACACCGCGCGTTTCCAGTTCTCCTCGCGTCCGCCAACGGTCATCCTCATGGCCGGCTTGCAGGGTTCCGGTAAAACGACCACCTCCGGCAAGCTCGCTGCGTGGCTGCAGAAGGGCGGTCATCGCCCCATGCTCGTCTCGGTCGACGTCTATCGTCCGGCCGCGCGTGAGCAGCTCAAGGTGGTTGCGAACTCGATCAAGGCCAAGATCTACGAAGGCGATACCAAGGGCGAAGAGGCTGGCACGCCGCTTGTTGAGCGCCTTGCCAAGGAAGCGCGCCGCGAGGCTGTCATCAGCGGCTGCGACACGCTCATCGTCGATACTGCAGGCCGTCTGCACATCGATACCGATCTGATGGACGAGATGTCGATGCTCAAGTCGCTGCTCGCTCCGCAGGAGATCCTCTTTGTCGCCGACGCCATGACCGGCCAGGACGCAGTGCGTTCGGCCGAAGAGTTCCACAAGCGCCTCGCGCTTACCGGCGTAGTGCTCACCAAGATGGATGGCGATGCGCGCGGTGGTGCTGCGCTTTCTATCCGCCATGTCACCGGACAGCCGGTGAAGTTCATCGGCCTGGGTGAAAAGCCGGATGCTTTCGAGCCCTTCCATCCCGATCGTATCGTGAGCCGCATCCTCGGAATGGGCGACATCATGACGCTCATCGAGAAGGCCGAAGCCACGCTCGATAAGAAGAAGTCCGAAGAGTTCGCGAAGAAGGCGCTGAGCGGCGATGGCTTCTCGCTGGAAGACTTCCGCGACCAGTTGCGGCAGATCCGCAAGCTCGGTTCATTGCAGAGCATCATGAAGATGCTGCCCTCCGTCGGCCCATTCGCCGGCATGCAGCAGATGGCCGATCAGGTCGATGAAAAGCAGTTCACGCGCGTGGAGGCCATTATCAACTCCATGACGCAGCACGAGCGCAACAACCACGAGATCATCTCCGGCAGCCGCCGTAAGCGCATCGCCGCCGGTTCGGGTACTTCCGTACAGGAGGTGAACCAGCTTCTCCGCCAGTATGCGCAGATGCGCAAGATGTTCAAGAACGTGGGCAAGGGCGGCATGCTGCAGCGCCGCGCTATGGGCATGCTCGGTGGCATGCGTGGCGGAATGGGCAGGTAG
- a CDS encoding GumC family protein translates to MKQSEDYQILSTATQYREERDVSLIDVLIVIARRKRLILGTAFAAASVGTVIALLLPNQYTAETLLLPPSQNSSMATTLTNQVGASSLASLAGGSLSLKNPGELYVSLLHTRTVEDAVIQQFGLMARYKVKHEVDARKVLESHAVISLGVKDGLIRIAVTDRDPKIAATIANGYVAEFRNLSANLAITEAAQRRKFFQQQFEDAKNNLANAEVALKNTEQSTGILQVDSQAKALIESAAALRAQITAKQVQLQGLRAYGTENNPAVITATNELEALQEQLAKLGGSQADAGGGLIIPQGKVPQAGMEYIRKYRDVKYYETIFELLARQLEVAKLDEAREGALIQVADSAVPPDKKSAPSRSMIVVLTFLAGAIISSLFALVQAAIHSANATRRMQLDLLFNALSLSKRK, encoded by the coding sequence GTGAAACAATCTGAAGATTATCAAATCCTGTCGACGGCCACCCAATACCGTGAAGAGCGAGATGTATCCTTGATCGATGTCCTCATAGTGATAGCGCGACGCAAGCGGCTCATCTTGGGTACTGCTTTTGCGGCTGCTTCGGTGGGCACCGTAATTGCTTTGCTCCTGCCTAATCAATATACCGCTGAGACATTGCTACTGCCTCCCAGCCAGAACTCCTCAATGGCAACGACTCTGACCAACCAGGTTGGAGCTTCTTCGCTGGCCTCACTTGCCGGCGGCTCACTAAGCCTGAAAAATCCGGGAGAATTGTATGTTTCCCTACTGCATACTCGCACCGTCGAAGATGCGGTAATCCAGCAATTCGGATTGATGGCCCGGTATAAAGTAAAGCACGAGGTCGATGCGCGAAAGGTGCTGGAGAGCCATGCCGTAATTTCGCTGGGCGTGAAGGATGGGTTGATACGTATTGCAGTGACCGATCGCGACCCCAAGATCGCAGCGACTATCGCAAATGGATATGTGGCAGAGTTCAGGAACCTATCAGCCAATCTTGCCATTACAGAAGCAGCACAAAGACGCAAATTTTTCCAGCAGCAGTTCGAGGATGCAAAAAACAACCTGGCAAATGCGGAGGTTGCGCTCAAGAATACAGAGCAGTCTACCGGCATATTGCAGGTTGATAGTCAAGCGAAGGCATTGATTGAGTCAGCTGCTGCTTTGCGAGCTCAGATCACAGCTAAACAAGTGCAGCTTCAGGGTTTGCGCGCATATGGGACAGAGAACAATCCTGCGGTGATTACAGCCACGAACGAATTAGAGGCACTGCAGGAGCAACTCGCTAAACTGGGCGGCTCTCAAGCAGATGCAGGTGGTGGCTTGATCATTCCCCAGGGGAAAGTTCCTCAGGCGGGAATGGAATACATTCGCAAATATCGGGATGTCAAATACTATGAAACCATCTTCGAACTACTTGCCCGACAGCTTGAAGTTGCGAAGCTTGACGAGGCACGTGAAGGCGCGCTGATTCAAGTAGCCGACTCTGCAGTTCCACCGGACAAGAAGTCTGCACCATCCCGCTCCATGATCGTTGTTCTGACTTTCCTGGCCGGCGCAATCATCAGCTCACTGTTTGCGCTTGTGCAGGCAGCTATACATTCAGCAAATGCCACGCGACGGATGCAACTGGATTTGTTGTTCAATGCGCTAAGCCTCTCGAAACGCAAATAA
- a CDS encoding flippase, producing MSSILTNRPSSRRRLLENIFSLYMLQGLNYFIPMAVLPYLIRMLGVEMYGLVAFSQAFAQYFVIFTDYGFNFSATRYIAKHRDSSQDISDMFWQVYILKFGFLVAGMFILGALILMVPRLHHDYPYFLWAYLAVLGNVLFPQWYFQGIEKMKYISACTGIAKILSALALFVWVRHPQDGVLAVIFQSGGVLVAGALGFVIALHEIGGSFVLPAISSLRTTLRDGWHLFVSSAAISLYTNTNLVLVGLIAGNIQAGYFSVAEKIVRAMSGLISPAMQALFPHVNALLVQSHERALEMLTKLLRGVAGFTFLASTFLLLFARPLATLLFGKGTAEASIVVIRLIAFLPFLIGVSNVLGIQTMLPLGFDRPFSRILIISGLVNLAFGIPLIHFLGARGASISVLLTEAYVTLAMVLFLQRKNIHLFRSEFAG from the coding sequence ATGAGTTCCATCCTCACAAATCGGCCATCGAGCCGCAGGCGCCTGCTTGAAAACATCTTCTCGCTCTACATGCTGCAAGGTTTGAACTATTTCATACCGATGGCCGTCTTGCCATACCTGATCCGCATGCTGGGCGTCGAGATGTACGGACTGGTCGCTTTCAGTCAGGCCTTTGCGCAGTACTTTGTCATCTTCACCGATTACGGATTTAACTTTTCCGCTACACGCTACATCGCAAAGCACAGAGATTCCTCACAGGACATCAGCGACATGTTCTGGCAAGTCTACATTTTAAAGTTCGGATTCCTTGTCGCAGGAATGTTCATCCTGGGCGCGTTGATTCTGATGGTGCCGCGATTACACCACGACTATCCTTACTTTTTGTGGGCATATTTGGCAGTACTGGGAAATGTCTTGTTCCCGCAATGGTATTTTCAGGGCATAGAAAAAATGAAATACATCTCTGCCTGTACAGGAATTGCCAAGATTCTCTCCGCGCTGGCGCTCTTTGTCTGGGTACGCCACCCGCAAGATGGCGTACTGGCAGTCATCTTCCAATCCGGTGGAGTATTAGTTGCCGGCGCGCTAGGCTTCGTAATCGCTTTGCACGAAATAGGTGGGTCATTTGTGCTGCCTGCGATATCATCCCTGCGCACGACACTAAGAGATGGCTGGCATCTGTTTGTTTCTTCGGCCGCCATCAGCCTTTACACAAACACAAATCTGGTCTTGGTCGGACTGATCGCTGGCAACATTCAGGCGGGATATTTCAGTGTGGCAGAAAAAATTGTGCGCGCCATGAGCGGCCTCATCTCGCCCGCTATGCAGGCGCTTTTCCCGCATGTCAACGCGCTTCTGGTGCAGTCTCACGAGCGAGCGCTCGAGATGTTGACAAAGCTCCTGCGTGGAGTGGCAGGCTTTACATTCCTGGCCTCTACCTTCTTGCTGCTCTTTGCAAGGCCACTTGCAACCCTGCTCTTCGGAAAGGGTACTGCCGAAGCAAGCATCGTAGTGATAAGGTTGATCGCATTTCTGCCCTTCTTGATCGGCGTTAGCAACGTGCTTGGGATACAAACTATGCTGCCTTTAGGTTTTGATCGCCCATTCAGCCGCATTTTGATCATTTCCGGACTGGTAAACCTTGCTTTCGGCATCCCCTTGATTCATTTTCTCGGAGCGAGGGGCGCCAGCATTTCGGTACTCCTCACAGAGGCCTACGTCACGTTGGCAATGGTACTTTTTTTGCAACGCAAGAATATTCATTTATTTCGTTCGGAGTTTGCTGGATGA
- the glf gene encoding UDP-galactopyranose mutase, with product MKLDVLVVGAGFAGCVVAERLASSGKSVLVIDRREHIAGNAFDKQDAAGVLVHQYGPHIFHTNAPHIVEYLSRFTDWRPYEHRVLSSTDGKLYPMPINRTTINSLYGLSLDEAGIAAFLKSVREKRDRIENSEDLVLSSIGRDLCDRFFRNYTRKQWGLELSQLSATVAGRIPVRTNDDDRYFTDTFQKMPAEGYTSMFQNMLNHPNITLELGTSFQQVASRMQAAEIYYSGQIDEFYNFRFGLLPYRSLRFEHEHLPGTKYFQQVGTVNYPNDHDFTRITEFKHLTGQKHAGTSIVREYPQSQGDPYYPIPTPENQARYEQYKQLAAADKHVHFIGRLAEYRYYNMDQVVAAALNLMKNSLR from the coding sequence ATGAAGCTTGATGTATTAGTTGTGGGAGCGGGATTTGCTGGCTGTGTCGTTGCAGAGCGCCTTGCTTCGTCCGGCAAATCCGTACTGGTCATTGATCGTCGCGAACATATTGCAGGCAATGCTTTCGACAAGCAAGATGCCGCAGGAGTCCTCGTCCATCAATATGGACCTCATATCTTCCATACGAATGCACCGCATATAGTCGAGTACCTTTCGCGCTTTACAGACTGGCGTCCGTATGAGCACCGAGTACTCTCATCCACGGATGGAAAGCTCTATCCCATGCCGATCAATCGCACAACCATCAACTCGCTTTATGGTCTTTCTCTCGACGAAGCCGGCATTGCTGCTTTCCTGAAAAGCGTCCGCGAAAAACGAGACCGAATCGAAAATAGCGAAGACTTAGTTTTGAGCAGTATAGGGCGCGATCTATGTGATCGCTTCTTCCGTAACTATACGCGCAAGCAATGGGGACTCGAGCTCTCGCAACTCAGCGCTACTGTTGCTGGTCGCATCCCGGTACGCACCAATGACGACGACCGATACTTCACGGATACCTTTCAGAAGATGCCTGCCGAGGGGTATACCAGCATGTTCCAGAATATGCTCAACCACCCCAACATCACGCTCGAACTAGGAACCAGCTTCCAACAAGTTGCAAGCCGCATGCAGGCAGCGGAGATTTACTATAGCGGCCAGATCGATGAATTTTACAATTTCCGTTTTGGTTTATTGCCCTATAGGTCCCTGCGTTTTGAGCACGAGCATCTTCCCGGTACGAAGTATTTTCAGCAGGTTGGAACGGTCAATTACCCGAATGATCACGACTTCACACGAATTACTGAGTTCAAGCATCTGACAGGTCAAAAGCATGCGGGGACATCGATTGTTCGAGAGTATCCGCAGAGCCAGGGTGATCCATATTATCCAATTCCTACGCCGGAGAACCAGGCGCGGTATGAGCAGTACAAGCAACTTGCCGCCGCGGATAAGCATGTACATTTCATAGGAAGGCTCGCAGAATACCGTTACTACAATATGGATCAAGTTGTAGCAGCTGCCTTGAATCTCATGAAAAACTCCCTACGATGA
- a CDS encoding O-antigen polymerase, which produces MTEMQQHAPIAFKEKTNLLEWAISPYGATLLSSVIFFSAWLLPPSIYSIGLDEPDYLWLDQSSFFLFASCAIAFVLGVRLADKKVRFQRRSPIPAHIPPVPYILPPLVATLAFGLVGVLLILRAQPQIIIALLSGAGENIKGDLFEVALPAGIAAAGSAMLAVLYWGVNAYSAVPKGRNKKIIGRILAGYISISFAIAFIKFSRNDLMSLILGIMTIRIANGIRSGRTDIREVKLVAKALATMVALFLMISLLRGTSSDELLGNFFGYTISGYNRMAAIVHHQIPYLDAGNGDHLFNGILQNRTINNLFPFQAMYNLPDQLDVWLSDFTAVLGAGLMSQYTFASCFGFIFIDAGWWTPAVVFFCGVFSGHMWKRFKQNKGIGVVVYPMIFFTILMWFGTNTLISMNTIIFILTTAALLAYENLFKLLALATSGIRNATPHGIANLPLPPDRM; this is translated from the coding sequence ATGACAGAAATGCAACAGCACGCTCCCATTGCCTTCAAAGAGAAAACCAATTTGCTCGAGTGGGCGATTTCTCCTTATGGAGCCACGTTGCTTTCCTCCGTCATCTTCTTTAGTGCATGGCTTCTACCTCCGTCTATTTACTCCATCGGGCTTGATGAGCCCGATTATCTCTGGCTTGACCAGTCCAGCTTCTTTCTTTTTGCCTCTTGCGCGATAGCCTTTGTCCTCGGCGTACGCTTGGCTGACAAGAAAGTTCGCTTTCAGCGTCGCAGCCCCATACCCGCACATATTCCCCCTGTGCCATATATCCTGCCGCCGTTAGTTGCCACATTAGCTTTTGGGCTGGTAGGTGTTCTGCTGATACTCCGTGCGCAACCGCAGATTATTATCGCGCTATTGTCTGGGGCCGGTGAGAATATCAAGGGAGACTTGTTCGAGGTGGCGCTTCCAGCTGGTATTGCTGCGGCTGGTTCTGCAATGCTCGCAGTATTATACTGGGGAGTAAATGCCTATTCGGCCGTGCCGAAAGGTCGAAATAAGAAAATTATCGGCCGGATCCTGGCAGGATATATCTCCATCTCATTTGCAATTGCTTTCATAAAATTTTCTCGCAATGATTTGATGTCGTTAATCCTTGGGATTATGACGATCAGGATTGCGAATGGAATACGTTCAGGTCGCACGGATATTCGCGAAGTCAAGCTTGTAGCCAAGGCTCTGGCTACCATGGTGGCACTCTTCTTGATGATCTCTTTGTTAAGAGGAACCTCTTCAGATGAGCTTCTGGGGAACTTTTTCGGCTATACCATCTCAGGCTACAACCGGATGGCCGCAATCGTGCATCATCAAATTCCTTATCTTGACGCCGGGAACGGAGATCATTTGTTCAACGGCATTCTTCAGAATCGCACCATTAATAACCTGTTCCCTTTTCAGGCCATGTATAACCTTCCAGATCAGCTAGATGTATGGCTTAGTGATTTCACTGCTGTTCTGGGGGCAGGATTGATGTCGCAATATACGTTTGCCAGCTGTTTTGGCTTCATTTTCATTGATGCCGGTTGGTGGACCCCTGCTGTAGTGTTTTTTTGCGGGGTGTTCAGCGGTCACATGTGGAAACGCTTCAAGCAAAACAAGGGCATTGGCGTCGTTGTATACCCCATGATTTTTTTTACGATTCTGATGTGGTTTGGCACAAATACGTTGATCAGCATGAATACGATCATCTTTATCCTCACCACGGCTGCACTCCTTGCATACGAAAATCTCTTTAAGCTGCTCGCACTTGCCACTTCAGGTATCAGAAATGCAACCCCGCATGGAATCGCAAATCTGCCCCTACCACCGGATAGAATGTGA
- a CDS encoding glycosyltransferase family 2 protein: protein MEKTIAAVVVTYNRKVLLGSCLNALLSQTRLPKMVYVIDNASTDGTKQYIKELGYLENPRIRYVPLARNLGGAGGFRSGMEIAVRDGYDYLWIMDDDAEPKLDALERMMPFVAREDISALANLKVDSDGAPQIYHLGNITWNPFVDLVKPLSPTDYANKQSLDIQFSSFVGLLISRRAIELKGLPRSDFYIHCDDFEYCVRLNHVGQMLLIPDSVIVHNSPRAIPARKRFLMLTAAPDTLKASCFRYYGERNSTWVVKTYSPLGWLGAFLWATTRIARRTIKATIFERDHYWTRLHVLIRGFTDGLISHFDNSFPTQIINAKMNPEGRE, encoded by the coding sequence ATGGAAAAAACAATCGCTGCTGTCGTAGTAACTTATAACCGCAAGGTTCTGCTCGGGAGCTGCCTGAACGCGCTGCTGTCACAAACCAGACTCCCAAAGATGGTTTACGTGATTGACAACGCAAGCACGGATGGAACGAAGCAGTACATTAAGGAGCTTGGGTATCTCGAAAACCCTCGCATCCGCTATGTGCCATTAGCTCGAAATCTCGGCGGTGCAGGCGGCTTCCGAAGCGGCATGGAGATAGCTGTCCGCGATGGCTACGATTATTTGTGGATCATGGATGATGATGCAGAGCCCAAGCTAGACGCCTTGGAACGCATGATGCCATTTGTTGCGCGAGAGGATATCAGTGCGTTGGCAAATCTAAAAGTCGACTCCGATGGCGCCCCTCAGATTTATCACCTGGGAAACATAACTTGGAATCCATTTGTCGATCTCGTAAAGCCGCTCTCACCAACGGACTACGCAAACAAGCAATCGCTGGATATTCAGTTCTCTTCCTTCGTCGGATTACTGATTAGCAGGCGCGCTATCGAACTAAAGGGGCTGCCGCGCTCAGACTTTTATATTCATTGCGATGACTTTGAATATTGCGTCCGGCTTAATCATGTCGGCCAAATGTTGCTGATCCCTGATAGCGTAATCGTTCATAATTCTCCACGAGCGATCCCGGCCAGGAAGAGATTCCTAATGCTTACGGCAGCCCCAGACACCTTAAAGGCGAGTTGCTTCCGGTATTACGGTGAACGAAACAGCACATGGGTGGTAAAAACATATTCCCCGCTTGGTTGGCTTGGCGCCTTTCTTTGGGCGACCACGCGTATTGCTAGGCGAACAATAAAGGCAACGATCTTTGAGAGAGACCACTATTGGACTCGTTTGCATGTTCTCATCCGCGGTTTTACGGATGGGTTGATCAGTCATTTTGATAACTCATTCCCTACTCAAATAATAAATGCAAAGATGAATCCGGAAGGCCGGGAGTAG